One window from the genome of Nitrospiria bacterium encodes:
- a CDS encoding IS1595 family transposase, translating to MRLRKEIGIVIGFYQQQPANRLGTDLGVDYQVTRVYQRLSEAIYHVADLKAGKPKGEIEIDDAYFGGRRKGKRGRGAAGKSVVLGLLERDGRVYTKVVEQVIADELMAHIRKYTRKGSVYYTDTFRSYNSLRRWGKHHRLDHSKAFAYRGKNHINGIDGFWSYTKHILYNYRGVSKFHFPMYLKEVEYRFNHRNENLFKKFLNIYFGYVSH from the coding sequence ATGCGTTTGCGCAAAGAAATTGGAATTGTCATCGGGTTTTATCAGCAACAACCCGCCAACCGTTTGGGCACGGACCTTGGCGTAGACTACCAGGTCACGCGCGTCTACCAGCGCCTGAGCGAAGCGATTTATCACGTGGCCGACCTTAAAGCAGGTAAACCCAAAGGGGAGATTGAAATTGATGATGCCTATTTTGGTGGCAGAAGAAAAGGCAAACGTGGCAGAGGGGCAGCAGGTAAAAGCGTCGTCCTGGGGCTTTTGGAACGTGATGGAAGAGTGTATACCAAAGTGGTTGAACAGGTCATCGCTGATGAGCTCATGGCTCACATTCGAAAATACACCCGAAAGGGATCGGTGTACTACACCGACACTTTTCGAAGTTACAACTCCCTCAGGCGCTGGGGCAAGCACCATCGATTGGATCACAGCAAAGCCTTTGCCTATCGCGGAAAGAATCATATCAATGGTATTGATGGATTTTGGAGTTATACTAAACATATCTTGTATAATTACCGTGGGGTTTCAAAGTTTCATTTTCCCATGTATCTTAAAGAGGTGGAATATCGCTTCAACCATCGAAATGAGA